From a single Pseudorasbora parva isolate DD20220531a chromosome 15, ASM2467924v1, whole genome shotgun sequence genomic region:
- the chrna2b gene encoding neuronal acetylcholine receptor subunit alpha-2 isoform X1, which produces MERFEKQRFFLRITLLCTILCESISCCEKTHSHAEDDLFKKLFEGYNKWSRPVPNTSDVVIVKFGLSIAQLIDVDEKNQMMTTNVWLKQEWNDYKLRWKPSDFDNVTSIRVPSELIWVPDIVLYNNADGEFAVTHMTKAHLFHTGKVRWVPPAIYKSSCSIDVTFFPFDQQNCKMKFGSWTYDKAKIDLERIENTVDLKDYWESGEWAIINAVGTYNTKKYDCCHEIYPDITYFFIIRRLPLFYTINLIIPCLLISCLTVLVFYLPSDCGEKITLCISVLLSLTVFLLLITEIIPSTSLVIPLIGEYLLFTMIFVTLSIVITVFVLNVHHRSPSTHKMPHWVHSVFLDLIPRWLFMRRPAPDSRRRQKLLLLQQQGQGMTSRVLGPVNTTLSTSASWFRGEHSGEEPRRRFCYKDLELGTLSSAISLSLQTTSPCPLGSTPPTLQKFGPSSRLEMGMASRQPSGRANVTKRPDNLIPDKPGFPLSPSVLQALEGVHYIADHLRAEDADFSVKEDWKYVAMVIDRIFLWMFIIVCLLGTIGLFLPPWLAGMI; this is translated from the exons ATGGAGCGCTTTGAGAAGCAGCGGTTCTTCCTGCGGATTACTCTTCTCTGCACTATCCTATGTGAGTCAA TTTCTTGTTGTGAGAAGACTCACTCACATGCTGAAGATGATCTCTTCAAAAAGCTTTTTGAGGGCTACAACAAGTGGTCAAGGCCTGTACCAAACACCTCTGATGTTGTCATTGTCAAGTTCGGTTTATCTATCGCTCAGCTGATTGATGTG GACGAGAAAAATCAGATGATGACAACAAATGTCTGGCTTAAGCAG GAGTGGAATGACTATAAACTACGCTGGAAGCCTTCAGACTTCGACAATGTGACTTCTATCAGGGTTCCGTCTGAACTTATCTGGGTCCCGGATATAGTCTTATACAACAA TGCAGACGGGGAATTTGCGGTGACCCACATGACCAAAGCCCACCTCTTCCACACAGGTAAAGTGCGCTGGGTTCCACCTGCCATCTACAAGAGCTCATGCAGCATCGATGTCACCTTCTTCCCCTTTGACCAGCAGAATTGCAAGATGAAATTCGGCTCGTGGACTTACGACAAAGCCAAGATCGATCTGGAGCGCATCGAGAACACAGTGGACTTGAAAGATTACTGGGAGAGTGGTGAGTGGGCCATCATCAATGCTGTAGGCACCTACAACACCAAGAAGTATGACTGCTGCCATGAGATCTACCCAGACATCACCTACTTCTTCATCATTCGCCGTCTTCCGCTCTTCTACACAATCAACCTCATCATCCCCTGCCTGCTAATCTCCTGCCTAACCGTTCTGGTTTTCTACCTCCCGTCAGACTGCGGCGAGAAGATCACGCTGTGTATCTCGGTCCTCCTCTCGCTCACTGTCTTCCTGCTGCTCATCACAGAAATCATCCCGTCCACCTCGCTCGTGATCCCGCTCATTGGCGAATATCTGCTCTTCACTATGATCTTCGTCACCCTGTCCATCGTTATCACTGTCTTCGTGCTTAACGTCCATCACCGCTCGCCCAGCACTCATAAGATGCCCCATTGGGTTCACTCAGTCTTCTTGGATTTGATCCCACGGTGGCTGTTTATGCGCAGACCTGCACCGGACAGCCGTCGCAGGCAGAAGCTCCTCCTCCTGCAGCAGCAGGGCCAAGGAATGACGTCACGGGTGCTCGGACCGGTAAACACAACCCTCAGTACTTCTGCCAGCTGGTTCAGAGGGGAGCACTCCGGGGAGGAGCCCCGCAGACGCTTCTGTTATAAGGACTTAGAGCTGGGAACACTGTCCTCTGCAATTTCGCTTTCACTTCAAACTACTTCGCCCTGCCCTCTTGGCTCAACTCCACCTACTCTTCAGAAATTCGGTCCCTCCTCTAGACTGGAGATGGGCATGGCTTCCAGGCAGCCCAGTGGAAGAGCTAATGTCACGAAGCGGCCTGACAACCTGATACCAGACAAGCCAGGGTTTCCTCTCTCCCCTAGTGTCCTGCAAGCTCTGGAGGGGGTCCACTACATAGCAGACCACCTGAGAGCGGAAGATGCTGACTTTAGT GTAAAAGAGGACTGGAAGTATGTTGCTATGGTAATAGACAGAATCTTCCTATGGATGTTCATCATAGTGTGTTTGCTGGGCACAATCGGGCTCTTTCTCCCACCCTGGCTCGCAGGCATGATCTAG
- the chrna2b gene encoding neuronal acetylcholine receptor subunit alpha-2 isoform X2 — protein sequence MERFEKQRFFLRITLLCTILFSCCEKTHSHAEDDLFKKLFEGYNKWSRPVPNTSDVVIVKFGLSIAQLIDVDEKNQMMTTNVWLKQEWNDYKLRWKPSDFDNVTSIRVPSELIWVPDIVLYNNADGEFAVTHMTKAHLFHTGKVRWVPPAIYKSSCSIDVTFFPFDQQNCKMKFGSWTYDKAKIDLERIENTVDLKDYWESGEWAIINAVGTYNTKKYDCCHEIYPDITYFFIIRRLPLFYTINLIIPCLLISCLTVLVFYLPSDCGEKITLCISVLLSLTVFLLLITEIIPSTSLVIPLIGEYLLFTMIFVTLSIVITVFVLNVHHRSPSTHKMPHWVHSVFLDLIPRWLFMRRPAPDSRRRQKLLLLQQQGQGMTSRVLGPVNTTLSTSASWFRGEHSGEEPRRRFCYKDLELGTLSSAISLSLQTTSPCPLGSTPPTLQKFGPSSRLEMGMASRQPSGRANVTKRPDNLIPDKPGFPLSPSVLQALEGVHYIADHLRAEDADFSVKEDWKYVAMVIDRIFLWMFIIVCLLGTIGLFLPPWLAGMI from the exons ATGGAGCGCTTTGAGAAGCAGCGGTTCTTCCTGCGGATTACTCTTCTCTGCACTATCCTAT TTTCTTGTTGTGAGAAGACTCACTCACATGCTGAAGATGATCTCTTCAAAAAGCTTTTTGAGGGCTACAACAAGTGGTCAAGGCCTGTACCAAACACCTCTGATGTTGTCATTGTCAAGTTCGGTTTATCTATCGCTCAGCTGATTGATGTG GACGAGAAAAATCAGATGATGACAACAAATGTCTGGCTTAAGCAG GAGTGGAATGACTATAAACTACGCTGGAAGCCTTCAGACTTCGACAATGTGACTTCTATCAGGGTTCCGTCTGAACTTATCTGGGTCCCGGATATAGTCTTATACAACAA TGCAGACGGGGAATTTGCGGTGACCCACATGACCAAAGCCCACCTCTTCCACACAGGTAAAGTGCGCTGGGTTCCACCTGCCATCTACAAGAGCTCATGCAGCATCGATGTCACCTTCTTCCCCTTTGACCAGCAGAATTGCAAGATGAAATTCGGCTCGTGGACTTACGACAAAGCCAAGATCGATCTGGAGCGCATCGAGAACACAGTGGACTTGAAAGATTACTGGGAGAGTGGTGAGTGGGCCATCATCAATGCTGTAGGCACCTACAACACCAAGAAGTATGACTGCTGCCATGAGATCTACCCAGACATCACCTACTTCTTCATCATTCGCCGTCTTCCGCTCTTCTACACAATCAACCTCATCATCCCCTGCCTGCTAATCTCCTGCCTAACCGTTCTGGTTTTCTACCTCCCGTCAGACTGCGGCGAGAAGATCACGCTGTGTATCTCGGTCCTCCTCTCGCTCACTGTCTTCCTGCTGCTCATCACAGAAATCATCCCGTCCACCTCGCTCGTGATCCCGCTCATTGGCGAATATCTGCTCTTCACTATGATCTTCGTCACCCTGTCCATCGTTATCACTGTCTTCGTGCTTAACGTCCATCACCGCTCGCCCAGCACTCATAAGATGCCCCATTGGGTTCACTCAGTCTTCTTGGATTTGATCCCACGGTGGCTGTTTATGCGCAGACCTGCACCGGACAGCCGTCGCAGGCAGAAGCTCCTCCTCCTGCAGCAGCAGGGCCAAGGAATGACGTCACGGGTGCTCGGACCGGTAAACACAACCCTCAGTACTTCTGCCAGCTGGTTCAGAGGGGAGCACTCCGGGGAGGAGCCCCGCAGACGCTTCTGTTATAAGGACTTAGAGCTGGGAACACTGTCCTCTGCAATTTCGCTTTCACTTCAAACTACTTCGCCCTGCCCTCTTGGCTCAACTCCACCTACTCTTCAGAAATTCGGTCCCTCCTCTAGACTGGAGATGGGCATGGCTTCCAGGCAGCCCAGTGGAAGAGCTAATGTCACGAAGCGGCCTGACAACCTGATACCAGACAAGCCAGGGTTTCCTCTCTCCCCTAGTGTCCTGCAAGCTCTGGAGGGGGTCCACTACATAGCAGACCACCTGAGAGCGGAAGATGCTGACTTTAGT GTAAAAGAGGACTGGAAGTATGTTGCTATGGTAATAGACAGAATCTTCCTATGGATGTTCATCATAGTGTGTTTGCTGGGCACAATCGGGCTCTTTCTCCCACCCTGGCTCGCAGGCATGATCTAG
- the chrna2b gene encoding neuronal acetylcholine receptor subunit alpha-2 isoform X3, translating to MMTTNVWLKQEWNDYKLRWKPSDFDNVTSIRVPSELIWVPDIVLYNNADGEFAVTHMTKAHLFHTGKVRWVPPAIYKSSCSIDVTFFPFDQQNCKMKFGSWTYDKAKIDLERIENTVDLKDYWESGEWAIINAVGTYNTKKYDCCHEIYPDITYFFIIRRLPLFYTINLIIPCLLISCLTVLVFYLPSDCGEKITLCISVLLSLTVFLLLITEIIPSTSLVIPLIGEYLLFTMIFVTLSIVITVFVLNVHHRSPSTHKMPHWVHSVFLDLIPRWLFMRRPAPDSRRRQKLLLLQQQGQGMTSRVLGPVNTTLSTSASWFRGEHSGEEPRRRFCYKDLELGTLSSAISLSLQTTSPCPLGSTPPTLQKFGPSSRLEMGMASRQPSGRANVTKRPDNLIPDKPGFPLSPSVLQALEGVHYIADHLRAEDADFSVKEDWKYVAMVIDRIFLWMFIIVCLLGTIGLFLPPWLAGMI from the exons ATGATGACAACAAATGTCTGGCTTAAGCAG GAGTGGAATGACTATAAACTACGCTGGAAGCCTTCAGACTTCGACAATGTGACTTCTATCAGGGTTCCGTCTGAACTTATCTGGGTCCCGGATATAGTCTTATACAACAA TGCAGACGGGGAATTTGCGGTGACCCACATGACCAAAGCCCACCTCTTCCACACAGGTAAAGTGCGCTGGGTTCCACCTGCCATCTACAAGAGCTCATGCAGCATCGATGTCACCTTCTTCCCCTTTGACCAGCAGAATTGCAAGATGAAATTCGGCTCGTGGACTTACGACAAAGCCAAGATCGATCTGGAGCGCATCGAGAACACAGTGGACTTGAAAGATTACTGGGAGAGTGGTGAGTGGGCCATCATCAATGCTGTAGGCACCTACAACACCAAGAAGTATGACTGCTGCCATGAGATCTACCCAGACATCACCTACTTCTTCATCATTCGCCGTCTTCCGCTCTTCTACACAATCAACCTCATCATCCCCTGCCTGCTAATCTCCTGCCTAACCGTTCTGGTTTTCTACCTCCCGTCAGACTGCGGCGAGAAGATCACGCTGTGTATCTCGGTCCTCCTCTCGCTCACTGTCTTCCTGCTGCTCATCACAGAAATCATCCCGTCCACCTCGCTCGTGATCCCGCTCATTGGCGAATATCTGCTCTTCACTATGATCTTCGTCACCCTGTCCATCGTTATCACTGTCTTCGTGCTTAACGTCCATCACCGCTCGCCCAGCACTCATAAGATGCCCCATTGGGTTCACTCAGTCTTCTTGGATTTGATCCCACGGTGGCTGTTTATGCGCAGACCTGCACCGGACAGCCGTCGCAGGCAGAAGCTCCTCCTCCTGCAGCAGCAGGGCCAAGGAATGACGTCACGGGTGCTCGGACCGGTAAACACAACCCTCAGTACTTCTGCCAGCTGGTTCAGAGGGGAGCACTCCGGGGAGGAGCCCCGCAGACGCTTCTGTTATAAGGACTTAGAGCTGGGAACACTGTCCTCTGCAATTTCGCTTTCACTTCAAACTACTTCGCCCTGCCCTCTTGGCTCAACTCCACCTACTCTTCAGAAATTCGGTCCCTCCTCTAGACTGGAGATGGGCATGGCTTCCAGGCAGCCCAGTGGAAGAGCTAATGTCACGAAGCGGCCTGACAACCTGATACCAGACAAGCCAGGGTTTCCTCTCTCCCCTAGTGTCCTGCAAGCTCTGGAGGGGGTCCACTACATAGCAGACCACCTGAGAGCGGAAGATGCTGACTTTAGT GTAAAAGAGGACTGGAAGTATGTTGCTATGGTAATAGACAGAATCTTCCTATGGATGTTCATCATAGTGTGTTTGCTGGGCACAATCGGGCTCTTTCTCCCACCCTGGCTCGCAGGCATGATCTAG